The Aeromicrobium senzhongii genome includes a window with the following:
- a CDS encoding adenylyltransferase/cytidyltransferase family protein, whose protein sequence is MSTVETVEVGYASGVFDMFHIGHLNLLRRSREHCNTLVVGVASDEYVLGLKGREPVVPLAERLEIVASLRFVDEVIVDHSEDKRLAWRDRSFDAIFKGDDWRGSPKGERLEQAMRDVGARVVYFPYTLHTSSTRLRGYIERSEAGSFG, encoded by the coding sequence GTGAGCACCGTCGAGACCGTCGAGGTCGGATACGCCAGCGGCGTGTTCGACATGTTCCACATCGGTCATCTCAACCTGCTGCGCCGATCCCGCGAGCACTGCAACACCCTGGTCGTGGGCGTGGCCAGTGACGAGTACGTCCTGGGTCTCAAGGGACGCGAGCCGGTCGTGCCGTTGGCCGAGCGCCTCGAGATCGTCGCGTCGTTGCGCTTCGTCGACGAGGTGATCGTCGATCACAGCGAGGACAAGCGCCTGGCCTGGCGCGACCGCAGCTTCGACGCCATCTTCAAGGGCGACGACTGGCGCGGGTCGCCCAAGGGCGAGCGGCTCGAGCAGGCCATGCGGGACGTGGGTGCCCGGGTCGTGTACTTCCCGTACACGCTCCACACCTCCAGCACCCGGCTGCGCGGGTACATCGAGCGCAGCGAGGCCGGGAGCTTCGGCTGA